From Sphingobium sp. RAC03, a single genomic window includes:
- a CDS encoding NADP-dependent isocitrate dehydrogenase: MAKIKVKNPVVEIDGDEMTRIIWEWIRERLILPYLDIDLKYYDLSVQKRDETNDQITVDCANAIKQYGVGVKCATITPDEQRVEEFNLKSMWKSPNGTIRNILGGVVFREPIVIKNVPRLVPGWTDPIVIGRHAFGDQYKATDFLVPGPGKLRLIWDGENGEKIEKEVFDFPAAGVAMGMYNLDESIRDFAKASMNYALDRGWPLYLSTKNTILKAYDGRFKDLFQEVFDAEFADKFKAAGIVYEHRLIDDMVASALKWSGKFVWACKNYDGDVQSDTVAQGFGSLGLMTSVLLSPDGKTVEAEAAHGTVTRHYRQHQQGKATSTNPIASIFAWTQGLSFRGKFDGTPEVTKFAETLERVCIKTVEDGAMTKDLALLIGPEQAWMTTEQFFEQIRVNLEAEMAKWN; the protein is encoded by the coding sequence ATGGCGAAGATCAAGGTGAAGAACCCGGTCGTTGAGATTGACGGCGATGAAATGACCCGGATCATCTGGGAATGGATCCGCGAGCGGCTGATCCTCCCCTATCTCGACATTGACCTCAAATATTATGACCTGTCCGTCCAGAAGCGCGACGAGACGAACGACCAGATCACGGTCGATTGCGCCAATGCGATCAAGCAATATGGCGTCGGCGTGAAGTGCGCCACCATCACGCCCGACGAACAGCGGGTTGAGGAATTCAACCTCAAGTCGATGTGGAAGTCGCCCAACGGCACGATCCGCAACATCCTGGGCGGCGTCGTGTTCCGCGAGCCGATCGTCATCAAGAACGTCCCGCGCCTGGTCCCCGGCTGGACCGACCCGATCGTCATCGGCCGCCATGCTTTTGGCGACCAGTATAAGGCGACCGACTTCCTGGTCCCCGGCCCCGGCAAGCTGCGCCTGATCTGGGACGGTGAAAATGGTGAGAAGATCGAAAAGGAAGTGTTCGACTTCCCGGCCGCTGGCGTTGCCATGGGCATGTATAACCTGGACGAATCGATCCGCGATTTCGCCAAGGCGAGCATGAACTATGCGCTCGATCGCGGATGGCCGCTGTATCTTTCGACCAAGAACACCATCCTCAAGGCCTATGACGGCCGCTTCAAGGATCTGTTCCAGGAAGTGTTCGACGCCGAATTCGCCGACAAGTTCAAGGCGGCGGGCATCGTCTATGAGCATCGCCTGATCGACGACATGGTCGCGTCCGCGCTCAAGTGGAGCGGCAAGTTCGTCTGGGCCTGCAAAAATTATGACGGCGACGTCCAGTCGGACACCGTGGCGCAGGGCTTCGGTTCGCTTGGCCTGATGACCTCGGTCCTGCTCTCGCCCGACGGCAAGACGGTGGAAGCCGAAGCGGCGCATGGCACCGTCACTCGCCACTATCGCCAGCATCAGCAGGGCAAGGCGACCTCGACCAACCCGATCGCGTCGATCTTCGCCTGGACGCAGGGCCTTTCCTTCCGCGGCAAGTTCGACGGCACCCCCGAAGTTACCAAATTCGCCGAAACCCTTGAGCGCGTCTGCATCAAGACCGTCGAGGATGGCGCGATGACCAAGGATCTGGCGCTGCTGATCGGCCCGGAACAGGCGTGGATGACGACGGAACAGTTTTTCGAACAGATCCGCGTCAATCTGGAAGCCGAAATGGCCAAGTGGAACTGA
- a CDS encoding CDP-alcohol phosphatidyltransferase family protein gives MRRRRAVPQGMRRGITLRMLAPNAVTAMALCFGLTGVRYGISGDWERAVLSIIFAGVLDGLDGRIARMLRGESRFGAELDSLSDSIAFGVAPALILYLWSLHAMPKFGWIFALAHALSCALRLARFNANIDAEQQPHKSAGFMTGVPAPAGAGLSFVPLYLWLVTGEDLFRAWYVVAPWTAFVAFLMISNIATYSWSALRLRKRIRLEVIAFAGLMAALLVTDPWLTLLLLCAVYVALIPFGIISYAKVVRTREAEPPTPA, from the coding sequence ATGAGGCGGCGGCGCGCCGTGCCGCAGGGCATGCGGCGGGGCATCACCCTGCGCATGCTAGCCCCCAATGCTGTGACCGCAATGGCCTTGTGCTTCGGTCTGACCGGCGTGCGCTACGGCATATCGGGCGATTGGGAACGGGCCGTGCTGTCGATCATCTTTGCCGGGGTGCTGGATGGACTGGATGGCCGGATCGCGCGGATGCTGCGCGGCGAAAGCCGATTCGGCGCGGAACTGGATTCGCTGTCCGATTCGATCGCCTTCGGCGTTGCGCCGGCCTTGATCCTCTATCTCTGGTCGCTGCACGCCATGCCGAAATTCGGCTGGATCTTCGCGCTGGCCCACGCCTTGTCCTGCGCGCTGCGCCTGGCGCGCTTCAACGCCAATATCGATGCGGAACAACAGCCGCATAAATCCGCCGGTTTCATGACCGGCGTTCCCGCGCCGGCCGGGGCGGGCCTGTCCTTCGTGCCGCTCTATCTGTGGTTGGTGACGGGCGAGGATCTGTTCCGCGCCTGGTATGTCGTGGCACCTTGGACGGCGTTCGTCGCCTTCCTGATGATTTCCAACATCGCAACCTATAGCTGGTCGGCGCTGCGGTTGCGCAAGCGTATCCGGTTGGAAGTCATTGCCTTTGCCGGGTTGATGGCGGCGTTGCTGGTAACTGATCCTTGGCTGACGCTGCTGTTGCTCTGCGCAGTCTATGTGGCCCTGATCCCGTTCGGCATCATCTCCTATGCCAAGGTCGTGCGGACCCGCGAGGCGGAACCGCCAACGCCCGCCTGA
- a CDS encoding phosphatidylserine decarboxylase, whose protein sequence is MDNNEITIAAGGNVKWRFPSVHPEGMKFGLIAVAITALLFLVGWEVLGWLMLMVTIWVFAFFRDPVRAVPQDEGAIIAPADGLVTLIQRVPPPREMAGVDGLGDQPMIRVSIFMSVFDVHINRTPIGGTIKSVVYISGKFLNADLDKASEDNERQHILVERHDGVRIGFTQIAGLVARRIVPFVKPGDMVAAGQRIGLIRFGSRVDVYLPAGTAPRVILGQRTIAGETILGQMGDRRVVAGIQQ, encoded by the coding sequence ATGGACAATAACGAAATCACGATCGCCGCTGGCGGCAATGTCAAATGGCGCTTTCCCTCGGTTCATCCGGAGGGGATGAAATTCGGCCTGATCGCGGTCGCGATCACGGCGCTTCTGTTCCTCGTGGGATGGGAGGTGCTGGGATGGCTGATGCTGATGGTGACGATCTGGGTCTTCGCCTTCTTCCGCGATCCCGTGCGGGCCGTGCCACAGGATGAAGGCGCGATCATCGCGCCGGCCGATGGCCTGGTGACGCTGATCCAGCGCGTGCCGCCGCCGCGCGAAATGGCGGGCGTCGATGGCCTTGGCGATCAGCCGATGATCCGCGTGTCCATTTTCATGAGCGTGTTCGACGTCCATATCAATCGCACGCCGATTGGCGGCACGATCAAGTCGGTCGTCTATATTTCGGGCAAATTCCTCAATGCCGATCTCGACAAGGCGAGCGAGGATAATGAGCGCCAGCATATTTTGGTTGAACGCCATGATGGCGTGCGCATCGGCTTTACGCAGATTGCGGGCCTGGTGGCGCGCCGGATCGTGCCGTTCGTCAAGCCCGGCGACATGGTCGCGGCAGGACAGCGGATCGGCCTCATTCGCTTCGGCAGCCGGGTCGATGTCTATCTGCCCGCCGGAACCGCGCCGCGCGTGATCCTGGGCCAGCGCACCATCGCCGGGGAAACCATCCTTGGGCAAATGGGTGATCGCCGGGTCGTCGCCGGTATTCAACAATGA